In Aquimarina sp. TRL1, a single window of DNA contains:
- a CDS encoding phosphatidylserine decarboxylase produces MESTFIDVLQKGVAKKPKKAIIYRHEEVVVELQEIVHNHPMLGDAITASLIAAKKIAVEKKLKNMDKFEWPQTLNEYYSYLDRFVRWIPTEADISSKENYDQEIMNKLCHFYWLINHVQNIPVFSEWLVTFANDWGSFLNTPESITPESLQSFMNQPLFKMEDYMIPPGAYTPEGKGAIPNNASGWLTFNQFFAREALPGKRPVDEMRNDQVVVSPADAEFKEEFPINENSEIIIDGKASLKTKRIKGTHAYSIKELIAGSGYEDAFANGTYMHSFLSPYDLHRFCAPVAGEVKYSKAIQGKVFLEVTITDDGEFDAPDNASNGYEFKQTRGVLILDTGEKNGLVAVIPVGMAQVSSVNMNATAGVHLFKGQEFGYFLFGGSDIILLYQEKSNFKLEIGNEKKKLAGNKIGVFQTS; encoded by the coding sequence AGTTGCTAAAAAACCTAAAAAAGCAATCATCTACAGACACGAAGAAGTCGTTGTAGAATTACAGGAAATAGTTCATAACCATCCGATGCTTGGAGATGCGATCACTGCTTCTCTTATCGCAGCAAAAAAAATTGCTGTCGAAAAAAAATTAAAGAACATGGATAAGTTTGAATGGCCTCAGACCCTTAATGAATATTACAGCTATCTGGACCGGTTTGTAAGATGGATTCCTACTGAAGCCGATATCAGTTCTAAAGAAAATTACGATCAGGAAATTATGAATAAGCTATGTCATTTTTACTGGTTAATCAATCATGTACAAAATATTCCTGTTTTCTCCGAGTGGCTGGTCACCTTTGCCAATGACTGGGGAAGTTTTCTGAATACACCAGAATCCATTACCCCAGAAAGTTTACAGTCTTTTATGAACCAGCCGCTATTTAAGATGGAAGACTATATGATCCCTCCAGGAGCATATACTCCAGAAGGTAAAGGAGCGATTCCTAATAACGCTAGCGGATGGCTAACATTTAATCAATTTTTTGCCAGAGAAGCACTCCCTGGAAAGAGACCTGTTGATGAGATGAGGAATGATCAGGTAGTAGTATCCCCAGCTGATGCCGAATTCAAAGAAGAATTCCCAATTAATGAAAATTCCGAAATTATCATCGATGGAAAAGCCTCCCTAAAAACCAAACGTATTAAAGGGACACACGCCTATTCAATCAAAGAATTAATTGCCGGAAGTGGGTATGAAGATGCTTTTGCCAATGGAACTTATATGCATTCTTTTTTATCTCCATATGATTTGCATCGTTTTTGTGCCCCGGTGGCAGGAGAAGTAAAGTATTCCAAAGCGATTCAGGGAAAGGTGTTTCTGGAAGTAACAATTACTGATGATGGAGAATTCGATGCACCTGATAATGCAAGTAATGGGTATGAGTTTAAGCAAACTCGTGGCGTATTAATTTTAGATACCGGAGAGAAAAACGGACTAGTAGCTGTAATACCTGTTGGAATGGCACAGGTGTCTTCTGTAAATATGAATGCTACTGCCGGGGTACATCTATTCAAAGGACAAGAATTTGGATATTTCTTATTCGGAGGATCTGATATTATTCTTCTATACCAGGAAAAAAGTAATTTTAAATTAGAAATTGGTAATGAAAAGAAAAAACTTGCAGGAAACAAAATCGGAGTTTTCCAAACCAGCTAG
- a CDS encoding DUF4377 domain-containing protein, which yields MNKVLTILFVFVFLGCASSKKVGKEEILWIHSAKVPCMGVAPMSCFSVKKEGTGVSQDWELFYDTIEGFSYEPGYLYKIKVGVTDIPVEMVPADASSVKYTLIRVISKEKDEGLRLSDSWKLIKLKETSIPKNAKPYMEINIAENKVFGMGGCNRFSGSIQKATKTQLQLGPMMSTKMLCEQADMEHQFFRALEEVMSYRIENNKLYLLDANQKEILILAKLL from the coding sequence ATGAATAAGGTATTAACAATACTGTTTGTGTTTGTATTTTTGGGATGTGCATCTTCTAAAAAAGTTGGAAAAGAAGAAATATTATGGATACATAGTGCTAAAGTTCCTTGTATGGGAGTTGCACCTATGAGCTGTTTTTCTGTTAAGAAAGAAGGAACAGGAGTATCTCAGGACTGGGAGTTATTTTATGATACGATAGAAGGGTTTTCATATGAACCGGGATATTTATATAAGATTAAAGTAGGAGTAACAGATATTCCTGTAGAAATGGTTCCTGCAGATGCTTCTTCTGTAAAATATACATTAATACGGGTGATTTCTAAAGAAAAAGATGAGGGATTACGATTGTCTGATAGCTGGAAGTTGATAAAACTAAAAGAAACTAGTATCCCTAAAAATGCCAAACCTTATATGGAAATAAATATAGCAGAAAATAAGGTGTTTGGTATGGGAGGATGTAACCGATTCTCGGGAAGTATCCAAAAAGCTACTAAAACTCAATTGCAATTGGGACCTATGATGAGTACAAAAATGTTATGCGAACAGGCGGATATGGAGCATCAGTTTTTCAGAGCTTTAGAAGAAGTGATGTCGTATCGTATCGAAAACAACAAATTATACTTATTAGATGCGAATCAAAAAGAAATATTAATTCTGGCGAAGTTATTATAA
- a CDS encoding hemerythrin domain-containing protein, with amino-acid sequence MIEKEKIILELIKEYRYTLDILNTYKIDYSSSKHIPIGTICDRNGIVFEKIQQDFINRHKSLEYDQWSLDALVEHIIHHHHLHLTQQIIRLLRLFNKKNVGFDSDTLIETENICYDLANQLATHIEKKELILYPFIKEMVSVQKTGMLLTFPKFATVTNPIFNIEKEYTAIKSSLEKIDLLLQSLSNTPAFAKPALYLLTKSREIEAVIQHYAFVEQNILHPKTIDLEKKLTW; translated from the coding sequence ATGATAGAAAAAGAAAAAATCATTTTAGAACTTATTAAAGAATATCGATATACGCTTGATATTCTCAATACTTATAAAATTGATTACTCTTCTTCCAAACATATACCAATCGGAACTATTTGTGATCGTAATGGAATTGTTTTTGAGAAAATACAACAGGATTTCATCAATAGACATAAGAGCTTGGAATACGATCAATGGTCATTAGATGCATTGGTAGAACACATCATACATCATCATCACCTTCATCTCACCCAACAAATTATCCGATTATTAAGACTATTCAATAAAAAAAACGTAGGTTTTGATTCAGACACTTTAATAGAAACCGAAAATATATGTTACGATCTCGCTAATCAATTAGCAACTCATATCGAAAAAAAAGAACTCATCCTCTATCCTTTTATAAAAGAAATGGTTAGTGTTCAGAAAACAGGAATGTTATTAACCTTTCCTAAATTTGCCACTGTTACAAACCCTATATTCAATATAGAAAAGGAATACACAGCCATAAAGAGTTCTCTAGAGAAAATCGATCTTTTATTGCAATCGCTTTCCAATACTCCGGCATTTGCTAAACCGGCTTTGTATTTACTAACAAAAAGCCGCGAAATTGAGGCAGTTATACAGCACTATGCTTTTGTAGAACAAAATATATTACATCCAAAAACAATTGATTTGGAAAAAAAGCTTACCTGGTGA